AGGCGGCGATTGCGATCCGGCATCTGCCGTTTTTGCGGTCGGGGGGACGGGTGATTCTGATGCTGAAGACGCGGAGTGTGGATGTCCGGAAGTGTCCGGAGGAGGTGTTTGCGGATACGTGTGCGGAGCTGGAGGCTGCGGGGCTGCGGGTTGTCGCGGCGGTGTGGCTTTTGCCGTATCATGCGGATCATGCGGCGATTGTGTGTGAGCGGGTGTGAATACTGTTTTATATTTTTTTGACGTAGTAGTGGTATGAGCCGGTTGGTGTTTAGTCCGTTGTCGATCTGGTTTTTGCTGGGTTTGATTCTGTTGGTTGTGGTGGGGTTGCCGTTGTTGTTTTTGGGGGTGATTGGTGCGGCGTTGTCGCGTCTTGGTTTTAGTTTCTGGGTGGTTGTGCTGTTGCTTGTGGTGATTGTGGTGGGGAGTTTTGTGAATGTGCCGCTGTGTACGATGCGGCGAGGGGAGGGGAGGGTGCGGAGGCCGCGTGGGCAGTATGCGCCGTCGATGTATGATCGGATGTACCGGACGGATCGGTGGGAGTGTGAGGATGAGTGCGGGATGGCGGTTTCGGTGAATCTGGGGGGAGCGGTTGTGCCGGTGTTGATTTCGGTGTATTTGATTGGTCTGGTTGTTATGGGGGAGGTTGCGGGGGGCGAGTGGTTTTTGGTGCGGGTGGCTGCGGCGGTTGGTGTGGTGAGTGTGGTGATGTTTTTTGCGGCACGGCCGGTGCGGGGGATTGGTGTTGCGACGCCGTTGTTTGTGGGTCCGCTGGTGACGGTTGCGGTGTCGCTGATGTTGTGCGGGGGGTTTGGGCTGCCTGCGGCGATGATGGGGTTTGTTGCGGGGACGCTGGGGACGCTGATTGGTGCGGATCTTTTGCACTTGCGGGAGGTTTATGAGGGAGGTTGCGGGATGTTGTCGATCGGGGGTGCGGGGACGTTTGACGGAATTTTTCTGACGGCGATTGTTGCGGCGCTTCTGGCGTCGTTTTGATGGTTTGCGAGATATGTTTTTGTTGATGGTGGTGGACTGTCAGCGTGATGAATGAGAATCGTTATGTTAATTAAGGTTTGATGCGTATTTAGTAAGGCAATATAGCCCGTTAGTGTAGTGGTCAATCATGGGGGACTCTGGATCCCTCGACAGCAGTTCGAATCTGCTACGGGCTACTTCTTTTATGTGATTGTGTTCAATCTTATTATGCTATGAAGGTTATTCGTGCGCCGAGTCTGGGTCGTGCTCATGAGCTTGTTGTCCGGTATATTTTGCAGAGTGGTTCGTTTCTGCGGACGGAGAATGGGGAGGATACGATTGAGACGGATGAGGTGTGTCTGCGGGTGGAGACGCCGCTGGCCGCTCCGATGAGTTCTCCGTGTTCGCGGTTTAAGGAGTCGTTTTTGGATTCGTATGCACATAATCTGTTGTTCGGGTCGGATGCGGTGTTTGAGTATGATTATCACGGGCGGTTGTTTGATTGGGGGTGCGGGTTGTGCGATGGGGAGGGGGAGGTGCATTGTGATCAGGTGCGGTATATTGTTGAGAAGTTGCGGGAGTCGCCGGAGTCGCGGCGGGCGGTGGGGGTTACGTGGTGTCCGCCGGTTGATGGGCGGCTGGGGGATTGTCCGTGTTTGCAGTTGGTTCAGTGTGTGGTGCGGGAGGGGCGTCTGGATATGAAGGTGGTGTTCCGGAGTAATGATATGTTGTCTGCGGCGGGGGCGAATATGTTTGCGCTGGCGCGGTTGCAGGAGTTTGTGGCGGGGGAGGTGGGGGTTGCGGTGGGGGCGTATACGCATGTTTCGCTGGTGCCGCATA
The genomic region above belongs to Methanocorpusculum vombati and contains:
- a CDS encoding thymidylate synthase — its product is MKVIRAPSLGRAHELVVRYILQSGSFLRTENGEDTIETDEVCLRVETPLAAPMSSPCSRFKESFLDSYAHNLLFGSDAVFEYDYHGRLFDWGCGLCDGEGEVHCDQVRYIVEKLRESPESRRAVGVTWCPPVDGRLGDCPCLQLVQCVVREGRLDMKVVFRSNDMLSAAGANMFALARLQEFVAGEVGVAVGAYTHVSLVPHIYFRRDAADILPFCQEGRAFTPDEMVCRACGGCALARR
- a CDS encoding DUF1614 domain-containing protein, whose protein sequence is MILLVVVGLPLLFLGVIGAALSRLGFSFWVVVLLLVVIVVGSFVNVPLCTMRRGEGRVRRPRGQYAPSMYDRMYRTDRWECEDECGMAVSVNLGGAVVPVLISVYLIGLVVMGEVAGGEWFLVRVAAAVGVVSVVMFFAARPVRGIGVATPLFVGPLVTVAVSLMLCGGFGLPAAMMGFVAGTLGTLIGADLLHLREVYEGGCGMLSIGGAGTFDGIFLTAIVAALLASF